From Woronichinia naegeliana WA131, the proteins below share one genomic window:
- a CDS encoding THUMP domain-containing protein codes for MSQPYFATVARGLEAIAVQELETLGGRNVQPAFAGVSFEGDLALLYRVNLWSRVIFRVLVPLLKVKAENAQQLYHSVKKIDWFDYLQLDQSFAVYCTGSNAHLNHTHFTALQIKNAIVDQQRDRTGKRSSIDINQPDIVINAHIQQNNCQLSLDSSGFSLHRRGYRPAMGLAPLKETLASALLAIAEWTPSQPFLDPLCGSGTLPIEAGLQSLKIAPGKFHSQFCFQQWPDYDPDLWQALLTQAQQGELSQLASPIWGSDQEAAVIKQAQSNAQACYLDQHIQFQTKSLADLEAPASSGIIICNPPYGKRLGETSELESFYQQLGDILKQRFKGWTAYILTGNRELAKRIGLRAARRFPLFNGSLPCTLLKYELY; via the coding sequence ATGTCCCAGCCTTACTTTGCCACCGTTGCGAGAGGATTAGAAGCGATCGCTGTTCAGGAACTCGAAACCTTAGGGGGACGGAATGTACAACCGGCCTTTGCCGGAGTGAGCTTTGAAGGCGATTTAGCGCTACTTTATCGCGTTAACCTCTGGTCAAGGGTCATTTTTCGTGTCTTAGTTCCCCTACTCAAAGTTAAGGCAGAGAACGCCCAACAGCTTTACCACAGTGTCAAAAAAATTGATTGGTTTGACTATTTACAGTTAGACCAAAGTTTTGCGGTTTATTGCACCGGCAGTAATGCCCATTTAAACCATACTCACTTCACCGCTCTCCAGATCAAAAATGCGATCGTTGATCAACAGCGAGATAGAACAGGAAAACGCTCTAGTATTGATATCAATCAGCCAGATATTGTCATTAATGCCCATATTCAACAAAATAACTGCCAGTTAAGTTTGGATAGTTCTGGCTTTAGTTTGCATCGTCGAGGTTATCGTCCGGCCATGGGGTTAGCACCTCTTAAGGAAACCTTGGCCTCAGCCCTGTTAGCGATCGCGGAATGGACTCCTTCCCAACCCTTCTTAGATCCCCTGTGTGGATCGGGAACCCTCCCCATTGAAGCCGGTTTACAGTCCTTAAAAATCGCGCCCGGTAAGTTTCATTCCCAATTCTGTTTTCAGCAATGGCCAGACTATGATCCTGATTTATGGCAAGCTCTTTTAACTCAGGCCCAACAGGGAGAACTCTCTCAACTGGCATCACCCATTTGGGGAAGTGATCAAGAAGCAGCAGTTATCAAACAGGCCCAAAGTAATGCCCAAGCTTGCTATCTAGATCAGCATATCCAGTTTCAAACAAAATCCTTAGCGGATCTAGAAGCTCCCGCCTCATCTGGGATAATCATTTGCAACCCGCCCTATGGCAAACGTCTGGGAGAAACCTCAGAGTTAGAGAGTTTTTATCAACAATTAGGAGATATCTTAAAACAGCGATTTAAGGGCTGGACGGCTTACATTCTGACTGGAAATCGAGAATTGGCGAAACGGATTGGGTTAAGAGCGGCTCGCCGTTTTCCTCTGTTTAATGGTTCTCTGCCTTGTACTCTATTAAAATATGAGTTGTATTGA
- a CDS encoding FG-GAP-like repeat-containing protein, with protein sequence MTNFPNFVVRDSLLNPLDIELLPTDLKKIDEERRYYLNAQIDDTDPLGRKGAILAESVQKNDLKPVNSSSVSPSIGESLIGSRRKGAILAESAQENGLKVKNSQSVPLNISQSLSSLVSSNLQHVAGCTGSFCAIPPVDPNLVKNQPKQSAATVSAALNLSQTFFLNSLLGANHTIYLDFNGHTTSGTSWNTSYNKTNIVTPAFDFDGNTGSFSNAELETIQYIWQRVAEDFIPFNVNVTTQAPADINDLIKSGTGDTRWGVRVAIGGSSYDWFGAGAGGVAYVGSFNWNSDTPTFVFDEQLGNGNEKYTAEAISHEVGHTLGLSHDGRISPAEGYYQGHGSGETGWAPILGVGYYQNLSQWSKGQYASANNTQDDLQIITTQNGFGYRNDDTGNTIATAKALTVSGTSVSGSGIIERNTDVDFYSFTTGAGAISLTVNPFNRGPNLDVLAELYNSAGTLIASSNPTELLSANITANVAAGTYYLKIDGVGKGSALSTGYTDYGSLGQYSISGSVLPILGYKSRKVDFNGDGKDDILRQEKYADGNRDVEIYYSNGNSFNSPVTLAQWSWACVSSFASGTNLIVGDFNGDKKSDILRQETIADNNSDVSILYSDGYNFNVSLNQLSDQSVMYAGFGGGTKLLVGDFNGDGKDDILRQEKYADGNRDVEIYYSNGNSFNSPVTLAQWSWACVSSFASGTNLIVGDFNGDKKSDILRQETIADNNSDVSILYSDGYNFNVSLNQLSDQSVMYAGFGGGTKLLVGDFNGDGKDDILRQEKYADGNRDVEIYYSNGNSFNSPVTLALWSWACVSSFAGGTNLIINDFNGDGKDDILRQESIADNNSDVSILYSDGYNFNVSLNQLSDQSVMYAGFGGGINLI encoded by the coding sequence ATGACTAATTTTCCTAATTTCGTTGTTCGTGACAGTTTGCTCAACCCTCTTGATATCGAGCTTTTACCTACAGATTTAAAAAAAATTGACGAAGAGAGAAGATATTACCTTAACGCTCAGATTGATGACACAGATCCTCTTGGGCGTAAAGGAGCGATTTTAGCTGAGTCGGTGCAGAAAAATGACCTAAAGCCAGTAAATTCCTCATCTGTATCGCCTAGTATTGGCGAATCTCTAATTGGGTCTAGGCGTAAAGGAGCGATTTTAGCTGAGTCGGCTCAGGAAAATGGCTTAAAGGTAAAAAATTCCCAGTCTGTACCGCTTAATATTAGCCAATCTCTAAGTTCTCTGGTTTCAAGTAACTTACAACACGTGGCGGGTTGTACCGGCTCATTCTGTGCTATTCCTCCAGTTGATCCGAATCTAGTTAAGAATCAACCGAAACAGTCAGCCGCCACTGTATCAGCCGCCTTAAATCTATCTCAAACTTTCTTTCTTAACAGCTTACTAGGAGCAAATCACACAATTTATCTGGATTTCAACGGGCATACTACTTCTGGCACTTCTTGGAATACAAGCTATAACAAGACTAATATTGTTACTCCTGCCTTCGATTTCGATGGCAATACAGGGTCTTTTAGTAATGCAGAACTAGAAACAATCCAGTATATTTGGCAGCGCGTGGCGGAGGATTTCATCCCCTTTAATGTTAATGTCACGACTCAAGCTCCGGCAGATATCAATGATTTGATTAAAAGTGGTACTGGTGACACTCGCTGGGGTGTGCGTGTTGCTATTGGTGGGAGCAGTTATGATTGGTTCGGTGCTGGAGCAGGAGGAGTCGCCTACGTTGGTTCTTTTAACTGGAATAGTGATACTCCAACCTTTGTTTTTGATGAACAACTGGGTAATGGTAACGAAAAATATACGGCTGAAGCTATTTCTCATGAAGTGGGACATACTCTAGGACTATCCCATGATGGACGAATTAGCCCCGCAGAGGGTTACTACCAAGGTCACGGTAGCGGGGAGACGGGCTGGGCACCAATTCTGGGAGTAGGGTACTATCAGAACCTATCCCAGTGGAGCAAAGGCCAATATGCTTCTGCTAATAATACTCAAGATGATTTGCAAATTATTACGACCCAAAACGGGTTTGGCTACCGAAATGATGATACTGGTAATACAATTGCTACTGCAAAAGCATTAACGGTTTCTGGTACTTCTGTTAGTGGTAGTGGCATCATCGAACGCAATACGGATGTAGATTTCTATAGTTTTACTACAGGTGCAGGTGCGATTAGTTTGACGGTGAATCCTTTTAATCGTGGACCAAATTTAGATGTTTTGGCAGAGTTATACAATTCTGCGGGAACTTTAATTGCATCATCTAATCCGACGGAGTTATTATCAGCAAATATTACAGCAAATGTCGCTGCGGGAACCTATTACCTCAAAATTGATGGGGTAGGCAAAGGATCTGCTCTTTCTACTGGCTACACAGATTATGGTAGTTTGGGACAATATTCGATTAGTGGTTCAGTATTACCGATATTGGGATACAAATCACGAAAAGTCGATTTTAATGGTGATGGAAAGGATGATATTTTGCGCCAAGAAAAATATGCTGATGGGAACAGAGACGTTGAAATATATTATTCTAATGGAAATAGTTTTAACTCTCCTGTTACTCTTGCCCAGTGGTCATGGGCTTGTGTATCCAGTTTTGCTAGTGGTACTAACCTAATAGTTGGTGACTTCAATGGCGATAAAAAAAGTGATATTTTACGTCAAGAAACTATTGCTGACAATAACTCTGATGTTTCCATTCTTTATTCAGACGGATATAACTTTAATGTTAGCTTAAATCAACTTTCCGACCAATCAGTTATGTATGCAGGTTTTGGAGGTGGAACTAAACTCTTAGTTGGGGATTTTAATGGCGATGGAAAGGATGATATCTTGCGCCAGGAAAAATATGCTGATGGGAACAGAGACGTTGAAATATATTATTCTAATGGAAATAGTTTTAACTCTCCTGTTACTCTTGCCCAGTGGTCATGGGCTTGTGTATCCAGTTTTGCTAGTGGTACTAACCTAATAGTTGGTGACTTCAATGGCGATAAAAAAAGTGATATTTTACGTCAAGAAACTATTGCTGACAATAACTCTGATGTTTCCATTCTTTATTCAGACGGATATAACTTTAATGTTAGCTTAAATCAACTTTCCGACCAATCAGTTATGTATGCAGGTTTTGGAGGTGGAACTAAACTCTTAGTTGGGGATTTTAATGGCGATGGAAAGGATGATATCTTGCGCCAGGAAAAATATGCTGATGGGAACAGAGACGTTGAAATATATTATTCTAATGGGAATAGTTTTAACTCTCCTGTTACTCTTGCCCTGTGGTCATGGGCTTGTGTATCCAGTTTTGCTGGTGGTACTAACCTGATAATTAATGACTTCAATGGAGATGGTAAAGATGATATTTTACGTCAAGAAAGTATTGCTGACAATAACTCTGATGTTTCCATTCTTTATTCAGATGGCTACAACTTTAATGTTAGCTTAAATCAACTTTCCGACCAATCAGTTATGTATGCAGGTTTTGGAGGTGGAATTAATTTAATTTAA
- a CDS encoding Uma2 family endonuclease: MRSPRGGRWETSRIPDITVLPLEQWDSLGDREAVIDLNEEPPLLVVEIVSPSTQVTDYRSKQAEYAVLGILEYWIVDPLQDCVVICTLVEGWYDQVVFREDERIVSLTFSELVLTANQILLG, encoded by the coding sequence CTGCGCTCGCCGCGTGGGGGAAGGTGGGAGACTTCTCGTATTCCTGATATAACGGTTTTACCCCTTGAGCAATGGGATTCTTTAGGCGATCGCGAAGCTGTTATTGATTTAAACGAAGAACCACCGTTATTAGTGGTAGAAATTGTCAGTCCTTCAACTCAGGTTACGGATTATCGCAGTAAACAGGCTGAATATGCTGTTTTAGGAATCTTAGAATATTGGATTGTTGATCCTCTACAGGATTGTGTGGTTATTTGTACGCTAGTTGAAGGATGGTATGATCAGGTTGTTTTTCGTGAGGATGAACGGATCGTTTCACTGACTTTTTCTGAGTTAGTATTAACCGCAAATCAAATTTTATTGGGTTAA
- a CDS encoding pseudouridine synthase, with amino-acid sequence MACTILFYKPYNVLCQFTDADGGDQPRKTLKDFIALPDIYPVGRLDYDSEGLLLLTDQGLLQHRLAHRQFAHPRTYWVQVERIPADQDLEPLRQGISIQDYQTRPAWVNILATEPDLPPREPPIRYRKNVPTSWLELTLTEGRNRQVRRMTAAIGFPTLRLVRRAIAVGQGKMALQLSIDGLQPGEWRELTVTERRFLAQL; translated from the coding sequence ATGGCCTGCACGATTCTCTTTTATAAACCCTACAATGTTCTTTGCCAATTTACCGATGCCGATGGTGGCGATCAACCTCGCAAAACCCTTAAGGATTTTATTGCCCTGCCTGATATTTATCCCGTTGGCAGATTAGATTACGACAGCGAAGGGTTATTGTTATTAACCGATCAGGGACTTTTACAGCACCGTTTAGCCCATCGTCAGTTTGCCCATCCCCGTACCTATTGGGTGCAGGTGGAGCGAATTCCTGCCGATCAGGATTTAGAGCCGTTACGTCAAGGGATTTCTATTCAGGATTATCAAACTCGCCCTGCCTGGGTAAATATTCTAGCCACAGAACCGGATTTACCGCCCCGTGAGCCACCAATTCGTTACCGTAAAAATGTGCCAACTAGTTGGCTAGAATTAACTCTGACGGAAGGCCGCAATCGTCAAGTTCGTCGCATGACCGCAGCAATTGGTTTTCCCACGCTACGTTTAGTCAGGAGGGCGATCGCCGTTGGTCAGGGTAAAATGGCTTTGCAGTTGAGTATTGACGGTTTGCAGCCAGGGGAATGGCGAGAACTTACCGTGACGGAAAGGCGTTTTCTAGCGCAATTGTAA
- a CDS encoding ABC transporter ATP-binding protein: MRPAVLVEHLQKRYGTITAVKDISFSVQPGEIFGLLGPNGAGKTTTIRCLCTLSKPDQGKLEIDGISVISQPKLARRHLGYVAQEVALDKMLTGRELLQLQASLYHLTVSQAKERIPQLLDLLGLSQYAEQKTGTYSGGLRKRLDLAAGLLHQPSVLILDEPSVGLDIESRFILWEFLRQLRDAGTTVLITSHYLGEIDALADRLAIIDQGLVIAEGSPSDLKDRVGGDRVTLRIREFADLAETEQAKQLLKTLPFVEDIIINTAQGNSLNLVVTAQSNPLSQIEQTLITADLPIFSLAQSRPSLDDVYLAATGRTLMDAEIAAASRRDLKAEQKQAMKSPS, encoded by the coding sequence ATGCGTCCTGCGGTTCTCGTTGAACATCTTCAAAAACGCTATGGCACCATCACGGCTGTCAAAGATATTTCCTTTTCAGTGCAGCCAGGAGAAATTTTTGGACTCTTGGGGCCAAACGGAGCCGGAAAAACCACCACGATTCGTTGTCTCTGTACGTTATCTAAACCGGATCAAGGCAAATTAGAAATCGACGGTATTTCCGTGATTAGCCAACCCAAGTTAGCTCGTCGTCACTTAGGCTACGTTGCCCAGGAAGTTGCCCTTGATAAGATGTTGACTGGTAGGGAGTTATTGCAACTACAAGCCTCTTTATACCACCTCACTGTCTCCCAAGCTAAAGAACGGATTCCCCAACTACTCGACTTGCTCGGACTTAGCCAGTATGCAGAGCAAAAAACAGGAACCTATTCCGGCGGACTTCGCAAACGTTTAGATTTAGCGGCGGGACTATTACACCAGCCATCGGTTTTGATTTTGGATGAACCCTCAGTTGGACTGGATATCGAAAGTCGTTTTATCCTCTGGGAATTTTTACGACAGTTACGGGATGCCGGAACCACTGTCTTGATTACCAGTCATTATCTAGGAGAAATTGATGCCCTAGCCGATCGCCTGGCAATTATTGATCAAGGTCTGGTAATTGCAGAAGGAAGCCCGTCTGACCTCAAAGATAGAGTTGGCGGCGATCGCGTTACCTTAAGAATTCGGGAATTTGCTGACTTAGCAGAAACAGAACAGGCTAAACAGCTTTTGAAAACCTTACCTTTTGTGGAAGATATTATTATTAATACAGCCCAAGGTAACTCATTAAATTTAGTGGTTACGGCCCAAAGTAATCCCCTTAGTCAAATTGAACAGACTCTCATTACTGCTGACTTACCGATCTTTAGCCTGGCCCAATCTCGTCCCAGTTTGGATGATGTTTATCTAGCGGCAACGGGAAGAACGCTTATGGATGCAGAAATTGCTGCCGCCAGCCGTCGCGATCTGAAAGCAGAACAAAAACAAGCCATGAAATCCCCCAGTTAA
- a CDS encoding AAA family ATPase: MHIKHIMVKNFRCFEHLEFDLNPDINIFVGNNGSGKSAVLDAIAFFFLMMKLPD; this comes from the coding sequence ATGCACATTAAACACATTATGGTTAAAAACTTTCGCTGTTTTGAGCATCTTGAATTTGATCTCAATCCCGATATTAATATTTTTGTGGGCAATAATGGTTCTGGAAAAAGTGCTGTTCTAGACGCGATCGCCTTCTTTTTTTTGATGATGAAATTACCCGATTAA
- the glmU gene encoding bifunctional UDP-N-acetylglucosamine diphosphorylase/glucosamine-1-phosphate N-acetyltransferase GlmU, with protein MVAVAILAAGKGTRMKSTLPKVLHQLGGRSLVERVLDSCQGLAPERKLVIIGYQGEAVKAQFQSQPDVEFVEQREQLGTGHAIQQLLPYLKDFTGDLLVLNGDAPLLRAETLEKLLATHQANGSMATLLTANLPNPKGYGRVFCDGHNLVTQIVEDRDCNDAQRQNHRINGGIYCFNWPKLAEILPQLTPNNDQQEYYLTDVVHFLAPVLAVDVDDYLEITGINDRKQLAAANEVLQERIKDDWMAAGVTLINPDTITIDDTVTLEPDVIIEPHSHLRGTTKVGKGSRIGPGSLIENSTLGEDVTVLYSVITDSQVSSGCRIGPYSHLRGEVEVGANCRIGNFVEIKKTSLGTKTNVAHLTYLGDARLGDRVNVGAGTITANYDGVNKHQTIIGNGTKTGANSVFVAPVSLGESVVVAAGSVVTNNVPNHALVIARQRQRIIENWTTQSQNWQS; from the coding sequence ATGGTCGCAGTAGCAATTTTAGCGGCGGGTAAGGGAACTCGCATGAAATCCACTCTGCCCAAGGTTTTACACCAACTTGGTGGGCGATCGCTGGTGGAACGAGTGTTAGACAGTTGTCAGGGGTTAGCTCCAGAACGAAAATTAGTGATTATCGGTTATCAGGGGGAGGCGGTTAAAGCCCAGTTTCAATCCCAGCCGGATGTAGAATTTGTCGAACAGCGCGAACAGCTAGGCACAGGCCATGCTATCCAGCAACTCTTACCCTATCTCAAGGATTTTACCGGAGACTTACTGGTTCTCAATGGTGATGCTCCCCTGCTCAGGGCTGAAACCCTAGAAAAACTGTTAGCTACTCATCAAGCTAATGGCAGTATGGCTACCCTATTGACAGCGAACCTCCCCAATCCCAAAGGCTATGGCCGGGTTTTCTGTGATGGTCATAATCTGGTTACTCAGATTGTCGAAGATCGTGATTGTAACGATGCTCAACGCCAAAACCATCGCATTAATGGCGGTATTTATTGTTTTAATTGGCCCAAATTAGCGGAAATTTTGCCCCAATTAACCCCCAATAACGATCAGCAGGAATATTACCTCACCGATGTTGTTCATTTTCTGGCCCCTGTGCTGGCCGTTGATGTGGACGATTATTTAGAAATTACGGGGATCAACGATCGCAAACAATTGGCCGCCGCTAACGAAGTCCTTCAAGAACGGATCAAGGATGATTGGATGGCTGCTGGAGTAACACTAATTAATCCCGACACCATTACCATTGACGATACTGTCACCCTAGAGCCTGATGTGATCATTGAACCCCATAGTCATCTACGGGGAACGACAAAGGTAGGTAAGGGGAGTCGCATTGGGCCAGGTAGTTTGATTGAAAATAGCACCCTAGGTGAAGATGTGACCGTTCTTTATTCTGTGATCACCGATAGTCAAGTTAGTTCTGGCTGTCGGATTGGCCCCTATAGTCATTTACGAGGTGAAGTAGAGGTCGGCGCGAATTGTCGGATTGGCAATTTTGTTGAAATTAAGAAAACGTCTTTGGGAACTAAGACCAATGTGGCCCATTTAACCTATCTCGGTGATGCCAGGCTCGGCGATCGCGTCAATGTGGGAGCGGGAACCATTACGGCTAATTATGATGGTGTTAATAAACATCAGACTATTATTGGCAATGGCACAAAAACAGGAGCCAATAGTGTCTTTGTCGCGCCAGTCAGCTTAGGAGAATCGGTGGTAGTCGCGGCTGGTTCGGTTGTCACCAATAATGTGCCTAATCATGCCCTGGTCATTGCCCGCCAACGTCAACGCATTATCGAAAACTGGACAACTCAATCCCAAAACTGGCAATCCTAG
- a CDS encoding Uma2 family endonuclease, which yields MLPLEQWDSLGDREAVIDLNEEPPLLVVEIVSPSTQITDYRSKQAE from the coding sequence GTGTTACCCCTTGAGCAATGGGATTCTCTAGGCGATCGTGAAGCTGTCATTGATTTAAACGAAGAACCACCGTTGTTAGTGGTAGAAATTGTCAGTCCTTCAACTCAGATAACAGATTATCGCAGTAAACAAGCTGAATAG
- the lexA gene encoding transcriptional repressor LexA: protein MESMTRAQQELYDWLVEYIETTQHAPSIRQMMRAMNLRSPAPIQSRLERLRSKGYIDWTEGKARTLRILHQKPKGIPILGEVSGGSQVEPRPEAETTEKLDLASIIKQPNCYVLKVAEDSLINDLIAEGDMAILRSLNPEEVVPDGAIVAARVENHGTTLKHFYQEDENVVLKASNGKSENIEVPASQVEVQGILIGVWRSY from the coding sequence ATGGAATCAATGACCCGTGCTCAACAAGAGCTTTACGATTGGCTTGTGGAGTATATCGAAACAACCCAACACGCCCCTTCTATTCGCCAAATGATGCGAGCGATGAATTTGCGATCGCCTGCTCCGATTCAAAGCCGCTTAGAGCGATTAAGAAGCAAAGGCTATATTGATTGGACAGAAGGAAAAGCCCGTACCCTTCGTATTCTGCACCAAAAACCCAAAGGCATTCCCATTCTGGGTGAAGTCTCTGGAGGTAGTCAGGTGGAACCCCGTCCCGAAGCCGAAACCACAGAAAAATTAGATCTAGCCAGTATCATCAAGCAGCCCAACTGCTATGTTCTCAAAGTGGCTGAGGATAGCTTGATCAATGACCTCATTGCCGAAGGTGATATGGCCATTCTGCGCTCACTCAATCCCGAAGAGGTAGTTCCCGATGGCGCGATCGTTGCCGCTCGTGTCGAGAATCATGGAACAACGCTCAAACATTTCTACCAAGAGGATGAAAACGTTGTGCTCAAAGCTTCTAACGGCAAATCCGAGAACATTGAAGTCCCAGCCTCTCAAGTAGAAGTTCAAGGTATTTTGATTGGCGTTTGGCGAAGTTACTAG
- a CDS encoding ABC transporter permease has product MTQTLISPKPANLLAPNPVINSPVKENAIADFIQETLALTKRLFIQLQRRPSTLVAGIIQPFMWLVLFGALFLNAPQGLFGNDLNYAQFLAPGIIVFTAFSGALNAGLPVMFDREFGFLNRLLVAPLASRYSIVAASTIYIIVLSFIQTAVIVGASALLGAGLPNLVGLTAIALIVLLIVLGVTALSLGLAFALPGHIELIAIIFVTNLPLLFASTALAPLSFMAQWLQIVASLNPLTYAIEPIRYLYLQTHWGLDSVVLQSPWAAMSFGQVLGVLLLFDALVLLLIQPLLRRRFL; this is encoded by the coding sequence ATGACTCAAACCCTGATCTCCCCCAAACCGGCCAACCTACTCGCGCCTAATCCTGTTATTAATAGCCCAGTCAAGGAAAACGCGATCGCCGACTTTATTCAAGAAACCTTGGCCTTAACCAAACGCTTGTTTATCCAATTACAACGGCGGCCCTCAACCTTAGTCGCTGGCATCATTCAACCTTTCATGTGGCTCGTTTTATTTGGAGCCTTATTTTTAAATGCTCCCCAAGGCTTGTTTGGTAATGACTTAAATTATGCCCAATTTCTTGCTCCTGGCATCATTGTTTTTACTGCCTTTTCAGGAGCCTTAAATGCCGGTTTACCCGTGATGTTTGATCGGGAATTTGGGTTTTTAAATCGGTTGTTGGTCGCACCTTTGGCTTCCCGTTATTCCATCGTGGCCGCTTCTACCATTTATATTATTGTTCTGAGTTTTATTCAAACGGCAGTGATTGTGGGAGCAAGTGCTTTACTAGGGGCCGGTTTACCCAATCTAGTGGGATTAACGGCGATCGCCTTAATTGTGCTGCTGATTGTGCTAGGGGTGACTGCCTTGAGTTTAGGATTGGCCTTTGCCTTGCCAGGTCACATTGAACTGATTGCCATTATCTTTGTCACTAACTTACCTCTATTGTTTGCCAGCACTGCCCTCGCACCTCTGTCCTTTATGGCCCAATGGTTACAGATTGTTGCCAGTTTAAACCCGCTCACCTATGCCATTGAACCGATCCGCTATCTTTATTTACAAACCCATTGGGGATTAGACAGCGTTGTTTTGCAATCTCCCTGGGCCGCCATGAGTTTTGGCCAGGTGCTTGGTGTGCTACTCCTCTTCGACGCGCTAGTATTGTTATTAATCCAACCTCTGTTACGTCGCCGTTTTCTGTAA
- the hisG gene encoding ATP phosphoribosyltransferase produces the protein MLTIALPKGVLLKDSIDRFQQLGLDFSAFLEPKNRQLQIVDPTQTARALLVRTHDVPVYVEYGQAHLGIVGYDVLLEKNPAVAHLADLQFGSCRLSVAVPEKSPYRRSIELPPHGKVASKFVNCAQEHFRRLDLPVEIVPLYGSVELGPITGMSEAIVDLVSTGKTLRENGLIEIEVLFESTARLIANPLSYRLNRDRLSDWVGKLRINT, from the coding sequence ATGTTAACTATTGCCTTACCGAAAGGGGTCTTGCTCAAGGATAGTATTGATCGCTTTCAACAGCTTGGGTTAGATTTTAGTGCTTTTTTAGAGCCTAAGAATCGTCAACTTCAGATTGTCGATCCCACTCAAACCGCCAGAGCCTTGTTAGTGAGAACCCACGATGTCCCTGTTTACGTGGAATATGGCCAGGCCCATCTGGGGATTGTGGGTTATGACGTTCTGCTGGAGAAAAATCCGGCGGTAGCCCATTTAGCTGACCTTCAGTTTGGTAGCTGTCGTCTATCGGTGGCCGTGCCTGAAAAAAGCCCCTATCGTCGTTCTATTGAACTTCCCCCTCACGGTAAAGTTGCGTCAAAGTTTGTTAACTGCGCTCAAGAACATTTTCGACGTTTAGACTTACCGGTGGAAATAGTACCTCTTTACGGCTCAGTCGAATTGGGGCCGATTACGGGGATGTCCGAGGCCATTGTGGATTTAGTTTCAACGGGGAAAACCCTTAGAGAAAACGGCTTGATCGAAATTGAGGTCTTGTTTGAAAGTACCGCTCGCCTAATTGCCAATCCTCTCAGTTATCGTCTGAACCGCGATCGCCTTTCCGACTGGGTAGGAAAATTGCGTATTAATACTTAG